A single window of Nematostella vectensis chromosome 4, jaNemVect1.1, whole genome shotgun sequence DNA harbors:
- the LOC5509198 gene encoding required for meiotic nuclear division protein 1 homolog isoform X1, with the protein MAARKAVNISCSFLRKQFLDSHHMPHKNAAMMLSVSIRNTSRFSSTNTRKSLPEPPMKIRPRIKSLSKEQPPAIEQDDLLCVAYSSSERYNILGLRDALSVQENYKVTSLPKDARDVLYVCIFNDEKTETTGEVFIFRWLGALVFWNVEQSEMQKIRKLTARFEEGRYNRDTIEDESEELPFTYSGSPTSLVKGRINLNSESEPETKPLEKFAFSHAVALSIKLGMWESVLEKYIDSIAWVPEALSKGEPLKLSRNEVLVKTGELISLRYKINLSSDLLMTPDFYWDRDSLEGLYDTMCSYMDIRRRTKVMNEKLTHCSELADLLRTHLSERHSFTLEWGIIALIAIEVLFEIVHLVETHL; encoded by the exons atggcggcgcgCAAAGCTGTCAATATTTCTTGTTCTTTTCTACGAAAACAGTTCCTCGACAGCCACCACATGCCACACAAGAATGCTGCCATG ATGCTCTCAGTCTCCATTAGAAATACAAGTCGCTTCTCTTCCACCAATACCAGAAAATCACTCCCAGAACCACCCATGAAGATACGCCCCAGAATCAAGTCCTTATCAAAAGAGCAACCTCCTGCAATAGAACAA GACGATCTTTTGTGTGTTGCATATTCGTCAAGTGAGCGTTACAATATACTAGGACTTAGAGATGCACTGAGTGTTCAAGAAAATTACAAGGTCACATCCCTACCTAAAG ATGCACGGGATGTTTTATATGTTTGCATTTTTAATGATGAGAAAACAGAAACAACTGGtgaagtttttattttcag GTGGCTTGGTGCACTAGTGTTTTGGAATGTTGAGCAAAGTGAG ATGCAAAAAATCAGAAAACTTACAGCTCGGTTTGAAGAAGGGCGATATAATAGGGATACTATTGAAGATGAGAGTGAAGAGCTTCCATTTACATATTCAGG GTCACCAACAAGTTTAGTCAAAGGCAGGATCAACCTGAATTCAGAATCAGAGCCAGAAACTAAACCACTTGAAAAATTTGCATTCTCTCATGCAGTGGCTTTATCAA ttaAGCTTGGTATGTGGGAATCAGTCCTGGAAAAATATATTGACTCCATAGCCTGGGTGCCAGAG GCATTAAGTAAAGGGGAACCATTAAAATTATCAAGAAATGAAGTGCTAGTGAAAACTGGAGAGCTAATTTCTCTAAG GTATAAAATCAACTTATCCTCGGATCTCCTAATGACACCTGATTTCTACTGGGACCGGGACTCTCTGGAGGGACTGTATGACACTATGTGTTCTTATATGGACATCAGGAGACGGACCAAG GTAATGAATGAGAAGCTGACGCACTGCAGTGAGCTTGCAGACTTGCTGCGGACACATCTGAGTGAACGTCATTCCTTTACCCTAGAGTGGGGAATCATCGCACTTATTGCAATAGAG GTGTTGTTCGAGATTGTCCACTTGGTTGAGACACATTTGTGA
- the LOC5509198 gene encoding required for meiotic nuclear division protein 1 homolog isoform X2, with product MRLQQPGVLEIRRVRENIPIISFRMLSVSIRNTSRFSSTNTRKSLPEPPMKIRPRIKSLSKEQPPAIEQDDLLCVAYSSSERYNILGLRDALSVQENYKVTSLPKDARDVLYVCIFNDEKTETTGEVFIFRWLGALVFWNVEQSEMQKIRKLTARFEEGRYNRDTIEDESEELPFTYSGSPTSLVKGRINLNSESEPETKPLEKFAFSHAVALSIKLGMWESVLEKYIDSIAWVPEALSKGEPLKLSRNEVLVKTGELISLRYKINLSSDLLMTPDFYWDRDSLEGLYDTMCSYMDIRRRTKVMNEKLTHCSELADLLRTHLSERHSFTLEWGIIALIAIEVLFEIVHLVETHL from the exons ATGCGTTTGCAGCAACCTGGCGTTTTAGAAATTAGGAGGGTTCGAGAAAATATACCAATAATAAGCTTTAGA ATGCTCTCAGTCTCCATTAGAAATACAAGTCGCTTCTCTTCCACCAATACCAGAAAATCACTCCCAGAACCACCCATGAAGATACGCCCCAGAATCAAGTCCTTATCAAAAGAGCAACCTCCTGCAATAGAACAA GACGATCTTTTGTGTGTTGCATATTCGTCAAGTGAGCGTTACAATATACTAGGACTTAGAGATGCACTGAGTGTTCAAGAAAATTACAAGGTCACATCCCTACCTAAAG ATGCACGGGATGTTTTATATGTTTGCATTTTTAATGATGAGAAAACAGAAACAACTGGtgaagtttttattttcag GTGGCTTGGTGCACTAGTGTTTTGGAATGTTGAGCAAAGTGAG ATGCAAAAAATCAGAAAACTTACAGCTCGGTTTGAAGAAGGGCGATATAATAGGGATACTATTGAAGATGAGAGTGAAGAGCTTCCATTTACATATTCAGG GTCACCAACAAGTTTAGTCAAAGGCAGGATCAACCTGAATTCAGAATCAGAGCCAGAAACTAAACCACTTGAAAAATTTGCATTCTCTCATGCAGTGGCTTTATCAA ttaAGCTTGGTATGTGGGAATCAGTCCTGGAAAAATATATTGACTCCATAGCCTGGGTGCCAGAG GCATTAAGTAAAGGGGAACCATTAAAATTATCAAGAAATGAAGTGCTAGTGAAAACTGGAGAGCTAATTTCTCTAAG GTATAAAATCAACTTATCCTCGGATCTCCTAATGACACCTGATTTCTACTGGGACCGGGACTCTCTGGAGGGACTGTATGACACTATGTGTTCTTATATGGACATCAGGAGACGGACCAAG GTAATGAATGAGAAGCTGACGCACTGCAGTGAGCTTGCAGACTTGCTGCGGACACATCTGAGTGAACGTCATTCCTTTACCCTAGAGTGGGGAATCATCGCACTTATTGCAATAGAG GTGTTGTTCGAGATTGTCCACTTGGTTGAGACACATTTGTGA
- the LOC5509198 gene encoding required for meiotic nuclear division protein 1 homolog isoform X3, which yields MQKIRKLTARFEEGRYNRDTIEDESEELPFTYSGSPTSLVKGRINLNSESEPETKPLEKFAFSHAVALSIKLGMWESVLEKYIDSIAWVPEALSKGEPLKLSRNEVLVKTGELISLRYKINLSSDLLMTPDFYWDRDSLEGLYDTMCSYMDIRRRTKVMNEKLTHCSELADLLRTHLSERHSFTLEWGIIALIAIEVLFEIVHLVETHL from the exons ATGCAAAAAATCAGAAAACTTACAGCTCGGTTTGAAGAAGGGCGATATAATAGGGATACTATTGAAGATGAGAGTGAAGAGCTTCCATTTACATATTCAGG GTCACCAACAAGTTTAGTCAAAGGCAGGATCAACCTGAATTCAGAATCAGAGCCAGAAACTAAACCACTTGAAAAATTTGCATTCTCTCATGCAGTGGCTTTATCAA ttaAGCTTGGTATGTGGGAATCAGTCCTGGAAAAATATATTGACTCCATAGCCTGGGTGCCAGAG GCATTAAGTAAAGGGGAACCATTAAAATTATCAAGAAATGAAGTGCTAGTGAAAACTGGAGAGCTAATTTCTCTAAG GTATAAAATCAACTTATCCTCGGATCTCCTAATGACACCTGATTTCTACTGGGACCGGGACTCTCTGGAGGGACTGTATGACACTATGTGTTCTTATATGGACATCAGGAGACGGACCAAG GTAATGAATGAGAAGCTGACGCACTGCAGTGAGCTTGCAGACTTGCTGCGGACACATCTGAGTGAACGTCATTCCTTTACCCTAGAGTGGGGAATCATCGCACTTATTGCAATAGAG GTGTTGTTCGAGATTGTCCACTTGGTTGAGACACATTTGTGA
- the LOC5509210 gene encoding voltage-gated hydrogen channel 1 isoform X2: MDARGIILRTSLGKMLTGITWQFTIILLVLVEVAINLVLMCISLNAINDSEQHFASRLLHFVGISILAIFALEVFLKLFALGIEYFKIEKLEIFDAVIVITALIVEILLSATHTSKAWKSLGFVIGLRLWRVCRVITNIIEFREELYELIDESDGRSKRPTSSATETLHTERESLHETK, from the exons ATGGATGCAAGGGGGAT AATTTTAAGGACATCACTTGGGAAAATGCTGACAGGGATCACGTGGCAGTTTACAATCATCTTACTGGTCCTCGTCGAAGTCGCCATCAACCTCGTTTTGATGTGTATCTCTCTGAATGCCATAAATG ATAGCGAACAGCATTTTGCATCAAGGTTGCTCCACTTTGTCGGTATATCGATTCTAGCGATCTTTGCTTTAGAG GTGTTCTTGAAACTGTTCGCTCTTGGCATCGAGTATTTCAAGATCGAGAAGCTTGAG ATTTTTGATGCGGTCATAGTTATCACTGCACTGATCGTCGAAATCCTCCTAAG CGCAACACACACAAGCAAGGCTTGGAAATCGTTAGGGTTTGTTATCGGGTTGCGTCTCTGGCGAGTCTGCCGTGTTATAACAA ATATAATCGAGTTTCGTGAAGAGTTGTACGAGTTGATTGACGAGAGTGATGGACGAAGTAAGCGGCCAACAAGTAGCGCCACAGAGACATTGCACACCGAGAGGGAATCACTTCACGAAACCAAGTAG
- the LOC5509210 gene encoding voltage-gated hydrogen channel 1 isoform X1: protein MAEKVESVEQTAEDGKRQTFQNLNRRRSTKEWMQGGCGILRTSLGKMLTGITWQFTIILLVLVEVAINLVLMCISLNAINDSEQHFASRLLHFVGISILAIFALEVFLKLFALGIEYFKIEKLEIFDAVIVITALIVEILLSATHTSKAWKSLGFVIGLRLWRVCRVITNIIEFREELYELIDESDGRSKRPTSSATETLHTERESLHETK, encoded by the exons ATGGCGGAGAAAGTCGAGAG CGTGGAGCAGACAGCCGAAGATGGCAAGCGACAGACGTTCCAAAACCTGAACCGACGCCGTAGCACGAAGGAATGGATGCAAGGGGGATGTGG AATTTTAAGGACATCACTTGGGAAAATGCTGACAGGGATCACGTGGCAGTTTACAATCATCTTACTGGTCCTCGTCGAAGTCGCCATCAACCTCGTTTTGATGTGTATCTCTCTGAATGCCATAAATG ATAGCGAACAGCATTTTGCATCAAGGTTGCTCCACTTTGTCGGTATATCGATTCTAGCGATCTTTGCTTTAGAG GTGTTCTTGAAACTGTTCGCTCTTGGCATCGAGTATTTCAAGATCGAGAAGCTTGAG ATTTTTGATGCGGTCATAGTTATCACTGCACTGATCGTCGAAATCCTCCTAAG CGCAACACACACAAGCAAGGCTTGGAAATCGTTAGGGTTTGTTATCGGGTTGCGTCTCTGGCGAGTCTGCCGTGTTATAACAA ATATAATCGAGTTTCGTGAAGAGTTGTACGAGTTGATTGACGAGAGTGATGGACGAAGTAAGCGGCCAACAAGTAGCGCCACAGAGACATTGCACACCGAGAGGGAATCACTTCACGAAACCAAGTAG